In Bactrocera oleae isolate idBacOlea1 chromosome 3, idBacOlea1, whole genome shotgun sequence, a genomic segment contains:
- the Muc26B gene encoding mucin-2 isoform X2 — MKIIFVFARALLVLAVSVNAASLSPGARAADNALYSRFLCRNRPNGFKTMVPGSCTSYYKCHNGASLQIDCPYYYDGAKNMCVDQNPGCVEDLVEVAPAPKAIDAAPCAGVVNGYVVGNNQAQWYQCLNSAVISSGVCPSGQEYNLVLLQCGVKSSCGGADQPSCSGNVPTTPAPSAVTPTTTSCSKTITTTACAPLTTTTTIVRPTTITTTRAPITTTYTVAGATTTTTTCAPITTTTTIVWPTTITTTRAPITTTNTGAGATTTTTTCAPITTTTTIVRPTTITTTRAPITTTYTGAGATTTTTTCAPITTTTTIVWPTTITTTRAPITTTNTGAGATTTTTTCAPITTPTTIVRPTTITTTRAPITTTYTGAGATTTTTTCAPITTTTTIVWPTTITTTRAPITTTNTGAGATTTTTTCAPKTTRTTNARPTTTTTCAPITTTTTNARPTTTTTIRVPISTTTTTVSLTTTTTCAPITTTTTIVRPTTTTTIRVPITTTTTNARPTTTTTIRVPISTTTTTVSLTTTTTCAPITTTTTTVPLTTTTTTCAPITTTTTNARPTTTTTIRVPITTTTTTVRPTTTTATRAPITTTTTTVTCAPIITTTATVRPTTTTTCAPITTTTTNARPTRTTTIGAPITTTTTAVRPTTTTTIRAPITTTTTNVLPRTTTTTCAPTTPTVTPVACITTTKPPCATTTPPCTTTSCPCTATPCPQSIYIPPYQQAVRPLSVLPPQSHQSNMDLYIKYVCQGKPTGFTLPSLRSCNEYYICRNDHALKVSCGDAYFNAMKGQCDLPENSGCIQPYQQLY, encoded by the exons ATGAAGATTATTTTTG tattcgCTAGGGCCTTGCTGGTCTTGGCAGTAAGTGTAAATGCCGCCAGCTTGAGCCCAGGTGCACGCGCCGCCGACAATGCCCTATACAGTCGCTTTTTGTGTCGCAATAGACCGAATGGCTTCAAGACCATGGTACCTGGCAGTTGCACCAGCTACTATAAGTGTCATAATGGCGCAAGCTTACAAATCGATTGCCCTTACTACTATGATGGTGCGAAAAATATGTGCGTCGATCAAAATCCAGGTTGTGTTGAAGATCTGGTTGAAGTTGCGCCCGCACCAAAAGCTATTGATGCAGCACCGTGTGCTGGTGTTGTTAACGGTTACGTTGTTGGTAATAATCAAGCGCAATGGTATCAGTGTCTAAATAGTGCGGTGATAAGTTCTGGCGTTTGTCCCAGTGGacaagaatataatttggtATTATTGCAATGTGGTGTCAAATCCTCATGCGGTGGAGCTGATCAACCATCATGCAGTGGAAATGTTCCAACTACTCCTGCACCATCAGCTGTTACTCCAACCACAACCTCATGCTCAAAAACAATTACCACTACTGCTTGCGCACCATTaactaccacaacaacaattgttCGGCCAACAACAATTACTACTACTCGTGCACCAATAACTACCACATACACAGTTGCAggcgcaacaacaactaccacTACTTGCGCACCAATaactaccacaacaacaattgtttGGCCAACAACAATTACTACTACACGTGCACCAATAACTACCACAAACACAGGTGCAggcgcaacaacaactaccacTACTTGCGCACCAATaactaccacaacaacaattgttCGGCCAACAACAATTACTACTACTCGTGCACCAATAACTACCACATACACAGGTGCAggcgcaacaacaactaccacTACTTGCGCACCAATaactaccacaacaacaattgtttGGCCAACAACAATTACTACTACACGTGCACCAATAACTACCACAAACACAGGTGCAggcgcaacaacaactaccacTACTTGCGCACCAATAACTACCCCAACAACAATTGTTCGGCCAACAACAATTACTACTACTCGTGCACCAATAACTACCACATACACAGGTGCAggcgcaacaacaactaccacTACTTGCGCACCAATaactaccacaacaacaattgtttGGCCAACAACAATTACTACTACACGTGCACCAATAACTACCACAAACACAGGTGCAggcgcaacaacaactaccacTACTTGCGCACCAAAAACTACCAGAACAACAAATGCACgcccaacaacaactactacttGCGCACCAATaactaccacaacaacaaatgcacgcccaacaacaactactactaTTCGCGTACCAATatctaccacaacaacaactgtatctctaacaacaactactactTGCGCACCAATaactaccacaacaacaattgtacggccaacaacaactactactaTTCGCGTACCAATaactaccacaacaacaaatgcacgcccaacaacaactactactaTTCGCGTACCAATatctaccacaacaacaactgtatctctaacaacaactactactTGCGCACCAATaactaccacaacaacaactgtacccctaacaacaactactacta ctTGCGCACCAATaactaccacaacaacaaatgcacgcccaacaacaactactactaTTCGCGTACCAATaactaccacaacaacaactgtacGCCCAACAACAACTACTGCTACTCGCGCACCAATAACTACCACAACAACTACAGTTACTTGCGCACCAATAATCACCACAACAGCAACTGTACgcccaacaacaactactacttGCGCACCAATaactaccacaacaacaaatgcacgcCCAACAAGAACCACTACTATTGGCGCACCAATAACCACCACAACAACAGCTGTACGTCCAACAACGACTACCACCATTCGAGCACCAATaaccaccacaacaacaaatgtacTCCCAAGAACAACTACAACTACTTGCGcgccaacaacaccaacagtAACTCCAGTGGCTTGCATAACAACGACAAAGCCACCGTGCGCAACGACAACCCCACCATGTACAACAACATCATGCCCATGTACAGCTACACCATGCCCGCAAAGCATATATATTCCACCATATCAGCAAGCGGTCAGACCCCTATCTGTCCTACCACCGCAATCTCATCAATCTAATATGgatttatacataaaatacgTTTGTCAAGGCAAACCAACCGGTTTTACGCTACCTTCACTGAGGAGCTGCAACGAATACTACATTTGCCGTAACGATCATGCACTGAAAGTCAGTTGTGGTGATGCATATTTCAACGCTATGAAGGGACAATGCGATTTGCCGGAGAATAGTGGTTGCATACAACCATATCAgcaattatattga
- the Muc26B gene encoding mucin-2 isoform X1 codes for MKIIFVFARALLVLAVSVNAASLSPGARAADNALYSRFLCRNRPNGFKTMVPGSCTSYYKCHNGASLQIDCPYYYDGAKNMCVDQNPGCVEDLVEVAPAPKAIDAAPCAGVVNGYVVGNNQAQWYQCLNSAVISSGVCPSGQEYNLVLLQCGVKSSCGGADQPSCSGNVPTTPAPSAVTPTTTSCSKTITTTACAPLTTTTTIVRPTTITTTRAPITTTYTVAGATTTTTTCAPITTTTTIVWPTTITTTRAPITTTNTGAGATTTTTTCAPITTTTTIVRPTTITTTRAPITTTYTGAGATTTTTTCAPITTTTTIVWPTTITTTRAPITTTNTGAGATTTTTTCAPITTPTTIVRPTTITTTRAPITTTYTGAGATTTTTTCAPITTTTTIVWPTTITTTRAPITTTNTGAGATTTTTTCAPKTTRTTNARPTTTTTCAPITTTTTNARPTTTTTIRVPISTTTTTVSLTTTTTCAPITTTTTIVRPTTTTTIRVPITTTTTNARPTTTTTIRVPISTTTTTVSLTTTTTCAPITTTTTTVPLTTTTTIRAPISTTTTTVSLTTTTTCAPITTTTTNARPTTTTTIRVPITTTTTTVRPTTTTATRAPITTTTTTVTCAPIITTTATVRPTTTTTCAPITTTTTNARPTRTTTIGAPITTTTTAVRPTTTTTIRAPITTTTTNVLPRTTTTTCAPTTPTVTPVACITTTKPPCATTTPPCTTTSCPCTATPCPQSIYIPPYQQAVRPLSVLPPQSHQSNMDLYIKYVCQGKPTGFTLPSLRSCNEYYICRNDHALKVSCGDAYFNAMKGQCDLPENSGCIQPYQQLY; via the exons ATGAAGATTATTTTTG tattcgCTAGGGCCTTGCTGGTCTTGGCAGTAAGTGTAAATGCCGCCAGCTTGAGCCCAGGTGCACGCGCCGCCGACAATGCCCTATACAGTCGCTTTTTGTGTCGCAATAGACCGAATGGCTTCAAGACCATGGTACCTGGCAGTTGCACCAGCTACTATAAGTGTCATAATGGCGCAAGCTTACAAATCGATTGCCCTTACTACTATGATGGTGCGAAAAATATGTGCGTCGATCAAAATCCAGGTTGTGTTGAAGATCTGGTTGAAGTTGCGCCCGCACCAAAAGCTATTGATGCAGCACCGTGTGCTGGTGTTGTTAACGGTTACGTTGTTGGTAATAATCAAGCGCAATGGTATCAGTGTCTAAATAGTGCGGTGATAAGTTCTGGCGTTTGTCCCAGTGGacaagaatataatttggtATTATTGCAATGTGGTGTCAAATCCTCATGCGGTGGAGCTGATCAACCATCATGCAGTGGAAATGTTCCAACTACTCCTGCACCATCAGCTGTTACTCCAACCACAACCTCATGCTCAAAAACAATTACCACTACTGCTTGCGCACCATTaactaccacaacaacaattgttCGGCCAACAACAATTACTACTACTCGTGCACCAATAACTACCACATACACAGTTGCAggcgcaacaacaactaccacTACTTGCGCACCAATaactaccacaacaacaattgtttGGCCAACAACAATTACTACTACACGTGCACCAATAACTACCACAAACACAGGTGCAggcgcaacaacaactaccacTACTTGCGCACCAATaactaccacaacaacaattgttCGGCCAACAACAATTACTACTACTCGTGCACCAATAACTACCACATACACAGGTGCAggcgcaacaacaactaccacTACTTGCGCACCAATaactaccacaacaacaattgtttGGCCAACAACAATTACTACTACACGTGCACCAATAACTACCACAAACACAGGTGCAggcgcaacaacaactaccacTACTTGCGCACCAATAACTACCCCAACAACAATTGTTCGGCCAACAACAATTACTACTACTCGTGCACCAATAACTACCACATACACAGGTGCAggcgcaacaacaactaccacTACTTGCGCACCAATaactaccacaacaacaattgtttGGCCAACAACAATTACTACTACACGTGCACCAATAACTACCACAAACACAGGTGCAggcgcaacaacaactaccacTACTTGCGCACCAAAAACTACCAGAACAACAAATGCACgcccaacaacaactactacttGCGCACCAATaactaccacaacaacaaatgcacgcccaacaacaactactactaTTCGCGTACCAATatctaccacaacaacaactgtatctctaacaacaactactactTGCGCACCAATaactaccacaacaacaattgtacggccaacaacaactactactaTTCGCGTACCAATaactaccacaacaacaaatgcacgcccaacaacaactactactaTTCGCGTACCAATatctaccacaacaacaactgtatctctaacaacaactactactTGCGCACCAATaactaccacaacaacaactgtacccctaacaacaactactactaTTCGCGCACCAATatctaccacaacaacaactgtatctctaacaacaactactactTGCGCACCAATaactaccacaacaacaaatgcacgcccaacaacaactactactaTTCGCGTACCAATaactaccacaacaacaactgtacGCCCAACAACAACTACTGCTACTCGCGCACCAATAACTACCACAACAACTACAGTTACTTGCGCACCAATAATCACCACAACAGCAACTGTACgcccaacaacaactactacttGCGCACCAATaactaccacaacaacaaatgcacgcCCAACAAGAACCACTACTATTGGCGCACCAATAACCACCACAACAACAGCTGTACGTCCAACAACGACTACCACCATTCGAGCACCAATaaccaccacaacaacaaatgtacTCCCAAGAACAACTACAACTACTTGCGcgccaacaacaccaacagtAACTCCAGTGGCTTGCATAACAACGACAAAGCCACCGTGCGCAACGACAACCCCACCATGTACAACAACATCATGCCCATGTACAGCTACACCATGCCCGCAAAGCATATATATTCCACCATATCAGCAAGCGGTCAGACCCCTATCTGTCCTACCACCGCAATCTCATCAATCTAATATGgatttatacataaaatacgTTTGTCAAGGCAAACCAACCGGTTTTACGCTACCTTCACTGAGGAGCTGCAACGAATACTACATTTGCCGTAACGATCATGCACTGAAAGTCAGTTGTGGTGATGCATATTTCAACGCTATGAAGGGACAATGCGATTTGCCGGAGAATAGTGGTTGCATACAACCATATCAgcaattatattga